One Streptomyces sp. R28 DNA window includes the following coding sequences:
- a CDS encoding GNAT family N-acetyltransferase, protein MTAFRRFSRYFTRRIGVLDDHYLGQDRPLGEARLLFEIGDGASLRELRSRLGLDAGYLSRMAKALQTQGMVRLRAHPDDNRLRMIELTPAGRVEVTEQNRRANAAAAGLLEGLSAAQRTALTDAMTTARRLLRLAGITVEEVDGAGPDARACLDAYAADIDERFPEGYDKSFLVRPDEVSGDAGAFFVAYEEGRPVGCGALRRLEPRVGEIRHVWVHKDARRLGLARRLLDALEHAATARELTVVRLDTHATLTEAQAMYRACGYTEIPAYTDDIYGSHWFEKRLDP, encoded by the coding sequence GTGACGGCCTTCCGCCGCTTCAGCCGCTACTTCACGCGCCGCATCGGCGTACTGGACGACCACTACCTCGGCCAGGACCGCCCGCTCGGCGAGGCCCGGCTGCTGTTCGAGATCGGGGACGGCGCGTCCCTGCGTGAGCTCAGGAGCCGGCTCGGCCTGGACGCCGGCTACCTGAGCCGGATGGCCAAGGCACTTCAGACTCAGGGCATGGTCCGGCTGCGGGCCCACCCGGACGACAACCGGCTGCGCATGATCGAGCTGACCCCGGCCGGGCGGGTCGAGGTGACGGAACAGAACCGGCGGGCCAACGCGGCCGCGGCCGGGCTGCTCGAAGGGCTGAGCGCGGCACAGCGCACGGCGCTGACCGACGCCATGACGACGGCACGCCGGCTGCTGCGCCTCGCCGGGATCACCGTGGAGGAAGTCGACGGAGCGGGCCCCGACGCCCGCGCCTGCCTGGACGCGTACGCCGCCGACATCGACGAGCGTTTCCCCGAGGGCTACGACAAGTCCTTCCTGGTCCGGCCGGACGAGGTGTCCGGGGACGCGGGCGCCTTCTTCGTCGCGTACGAGGAGGGACGGCCGGTCGGCTGCGGGGCGCTACGACGCCTGGAACCGCGCGTCGGCGAGATCCGCCATGTCTGGGTGCACAAGGACGCCCGCCGCCTCGGCCTGGCCCGCCGCCTCCTCGACGCCCTCGAACACGCGGCCACCGCACGGGAGTTGACCGTCGTACGCCTCGACACACACGCCACCCTCACCGAGGCACAGGCGATGTACCGGGCCTGCGGATACACGGAGATCCCCGCCTACACCGACGACATCTACGGCAGCCACTGGTTCGAGAAGCGCCTGGACCCCTGA
- a CDS encoding malate dehydrogenase: MTRTPVNVTVTGAAGQIGYALLFRIASGQLLGADVPVKLRLLEITPALKAAEGTAMELDDCAFPLLAGIDISDDPNVAFDGANVALLVGARPRTKGMERGDLLEANGGIFKPQGQAINAHAADDIKVLVVGNPANTNALIAQAAAPDVPAERFTAMTRLDHNRALTQLAKKTGSTVSDIKRLTIWGNHSATQYPDIFHATIAGKNAAEVVSDEKWLAEDFIPTVAKRGAAIIEARGASSAASAANAAIDHVHTWVNGTADGDWVSMGIPSDGSYGVPEGLISSFPVTTKDGKYEIVQGLEINEFSRARIDASVQELAEEREAVRSLGLI, encoded by the coding sequence ATGACCCGCACTCCCGTGAACGTCACCGTCACCGGCGCGGCCGGCCAGATCGGTTACGCCCTGCTCTTCCGCATCGCCTCCGGCCAGCTGCTCGGCGCGGACGTGCCGGTCAAGCTTCGGCTGCTCGAGATCACCCCGGCGCTCAAGGCCGCCGAGGGCACCGCGATGGAGCTCGACGACTGCGCGTTCCCGCTCCTGGCGGGCATCGACATCTCGGACGACCCGAACGTCGCCTTCGACGGTGCCAACGTCGCGCTGCTCGTCGGCGCCCGCCCCCGTACCAAGGGCATGGAGCGCGGTGACCTCCTGGAGGCCAACGGCGGCATCTTCAAGCCGCAGGGCCAGGCCATCAACGCGCACGCCGCGGACGACATCAAGGTCCTGGTCGTCGGCAACCCGGCCAACACCAACGCGCTCATCGCGCAGGCCGCCGCCCCCGACGTACCGGCCGAGCGCTTCACCGCGATGACCCGCCTCGACCACAACCGCGCGCTGACCCAGCTCGCGAAGAAGACGGGCTCCACGGTCTCCGACATCAAGCGGCTCACCATCTGGGGCAACCACTCCGCCACCCAGTACCCGGACATCTTCCACGCCACCATCGCCGGCAAGAACGCCGCCGAGGTCGTGAGCGACGAGAAGTGGCTGGCCGAGGACTTCATCCCGACCGTCGCCAAGCGTGGTGCGGCGATCATCGAGGCCCGTGGCGCCTCGTCCGCGGCCTCCGCCGCCAACGCCGCCATCGACCACGTCCACACCTGGGTCAACGGCACGGCCGACGGCGACTGGGTCTCCATGGGTATTCCGTCCGACGGTTCCTACGGCGTCCCGGAGGGCCTCATCTCCTCCTTCCCCGTCACCACCAAGGACGGCAAGTACGAGATCGTCCAGGGCCTGGAGATCAACGAGTTCTCCCGCGCCCGTATCGACGCCTCCGTCCAGGAGCTCGCCGAGGAGCGCGAGGCGGTCCGCTCCCTCGGCCTCATCTGA
- a CDS encoding DinB family protein, translating to MTYDTEQPILVEPPVAGSEADTLIGSLERQRRTFAWKCEGLDAAGLGARLAPSALTLGGLLKHLALVEDEYFTRRLLGVELPPPWDAVDWDADPDWEWRSAAQDEPEQLYALWEEAVARSRANLRQVLSEGGVDQPARRTWPDGRAPSVRRILIDLVEEYARHVGQADMIRESIDGRVGEDPPADF from the coding sequence ATGACCTACGACACCGAACAGCCGATCCTTGTCGAGCCGCCCGTCGCCGGCTCCGAGGCCGACACCCTGATCGGCTCCCTGGAGCGGCAGCGCCGGACCTTCGCCTGGAAGTGCGAGGGGCTGGACGCGGCCGGCCTGGGCGCGCGGCTCGCGCCCTCCGCCCTGACCCTGGGCGGGCTGCTCAAGCATCTGGCCCTGGTCGAGGACGAGTACTTCACCCGGCGCCTGCTCGGCGTGGAGCTGCCCCCGCCGTGGGACGCGGTGGACTGGGACGCCGACCCCGACTGGGAGTGGCGGTCGGCGGCGCAGGACGAGCCCGAGCAGCTGTACGCGCTGTGGGAGGAGGCGGTGGCCCGCTCCCGGGCGAACCTGCGGCAGGTGCTGTCCGAGGGGGGCGTGGACCAGCCGGCCCGCCGCACCTGGCCCGACGGCCGGGCGCCCAGCGTGCGGCGCATCCTGATCGACCTCGTCGAGGAGTACGCCCGTCACGTCGGCCAGGCCGACATGATCCGCGAGTCGATCGACGGCCGGGTGGGGGAGGATCCGCCGGCCGACTTCTGA
- a CDS encoding protein kinase, translating into MTEPYAVPVPKGYRVGGWEVREPIATGAFGSVYEGRRVGADTGRPAEVALKFLPTGTGTPRQLAHLRELIDREVELHRRLKQPRLIRMYETLVVDDAEHPALDGATVLVLEKAEGSLSALLAHTRRPQAGPALLAQICEGLAQLHRAGWVHGDLKPANVLLMKDGSARLADFNMAAELEGTHAYTPAFSTPDYTPPELLWSEIGERGRRIRPSADVWAFGVLAHLMLTGSFPLPGATATTRRDAAAAYARGTDELRLSPELPDIWGEILRDCLTRTHTDRIDSQALLRRVEAAAGTGRSPRLPRSLLPRRRSRRTTVLAAATAVVALSALGYGISTWAGAGTEGAGASGSETTKVTAAGYGASELRTDKGVPVAYRRLIVDSAHDCVHPEVTPALIAALLKAESNFDPDLSDPSVGKEGEYGIARWTPSLLRWWISDDGVPPEETPKPPLTPAESIPAVGRYLCFMEPRLKQTGLSGDRQVLLAAAYRTSTKVVNAAGGVPPQYRDYATHVAHYLKEYTPPGKKGP; encoded by the coding sequence GTGACCGAGCCGTACGCCGTGCCGGTGCCGAAGGGGTACCGGGTGGGCGGCTGGGAGGTGCGGGAGCCGATCGCCACGGGGGCGTTCGGGAGCGTGTACGAGGGCAGGCGCGTCGGAGCCGACACGGGCCGGCCGGCCGAGGTGGCCCTGAAGTTCCTGCCGACCGGCACCGGAACCCCCCGCCAACTCGCCCACCTGCGCGAACTCATCGACCGCGAGGTCGAGTTGCACCGCAGGCTGAAGCAGCCGCGGCTGATCCGGATGTACGAGACCCTCGTCGTCGACGACGCTGAGCACCCGGCCCTCGACGGCGCCACGGTCCTCGTACTGGAGAAGGCGGAAGGCTCGCTGTCCGCGCTGCTGGCCCACACCCGAAGACCGCAGGCAGGACCGGCGCTGCTCGCGCAGATCTGCGAGGGGCTGGCACAGCTGCACCGGGCGGGCTGGGTGCACGGGGACCTGAAACCGGCCAATGTGCTGCTGATGAAGGACGGTTCGGCCCGGCTCGCCGACTTCAACATGGCGGCGGAGCTGGAGGGCACGCACGCGTACACGCCCGCCTTCTCCACGCCCGACTACACGCCGCCGGAGCTGCTCTGGTCGGAGATCGGCGAGCGGGGCCGCCGGATCCGCCCGTCGGCCGACGTCTGGGCGTTCGGCGTCCTGGCCCATCTGATGCTCACCGGCTCCTTCCCGCTGCCCGGCGCCACTGCGACGACCCGTCGCGACGCGGCCGCCGCCTACGCCCGCGGCACCGACGAGCTGCGTCTGTCGCCCGAACTCCCGGACATCTGGGGGGAGATCCTGCGGGACTGCCTGACCCGTACGCACACCGACCGGATCGACAGTCAGGCGCTGCTGCGGCGGGTGGAGGCCGCGGCGGGCACCGGCCGCTCACCGCGCCTGCCGCGGTCCCTCCTCCCCCGCCGCCGTTCCCGCCGTACGACGGTGCTGGCCGCCGCGACCGCCGTGGTGGCGCTGTCCGCCCTCGGCTACGGCATCAGCACCTGGGCCGGTGCCGGGACCGAGGGGGCCGGCGCCTCGGGCAGCGAGACCACGAAGGTCACGGCCGCCGGCTACGGCGCCTCCGAACTCCGTACGGACAAAGGCGTCCCGGTGGCCTACCGCCGCCTCATCGTCGACTCCGCCCACGACTGCGTCCACCCGGAGGTCACCCCCGCGCTGATCGCCGCCCTGCTGAAGGCGGAGAGCAACTTCGACCCGGACCTCTCCGACCCGTCGGTGGGCAAAGAGGGCGAGTACGGCATCGCCCGCTGGACGCCGAGCCTGCTGCGCTGGTGGATCAGCGACGACGGCGTCCCCCCGGAGGAGACCCCCAAGCCTCCCCTCACGCCGGCCGAGTCGATCCCGGCGGTGGGCCGTTACCTCTGCTTCATGGAACCGCGCCTGAAGCAGACCGGGTTGTCGGGTGACCGCCAGGTACTGCTGGCGGCCGCGTACCGGACCTCCACCAAGGTCGTGAACGCCGCGGGCGGAGTTCCCCCGCAGTACCGCGACTACGCCACCCACGTCGCCCACTACCTCAAGGAGTACACGCCGCCCGGCAAGAAGGGACCCTGA
- a CDS encoding DUF2690 domain-containing protein — MPRWRALPDELDPQVREFASQLRRLVDRSGLSIAALADRTGYSKTSWERYLNGRLLAPKGAIVALAEVTGTNPVHLTTMWELAERAWSRSEMRHDMTMEAIRISQARAALSEFGAPPANAKGSAKAGKTARKGGSVTAIPGVAGPAGVAPTVPPTVPAQPTAPEVRDSAVRDSAVRDSEVRDSEVRDSPVRDSVGRGSSGADVRDGASSGGNSWGMAGYRGPSPSPTGERTPGAAPSGMGGVSGVSGASGPVPGAAGMPSPYGEPPQRRRPGGGSSGGGGGKRRLTMFLAGVVGVLVVIAAVFYLTDPGSGNKGGDAAKSPSPAVTTDPDLPAGVECGGASCTGKDAESMGCSGDLVTTAKTATVGTAVVEVRYSETCGAAWGRITQAAQGDEVVVKVGRTKQTGSITLAGDTIAYTPMVAVKDAGEAMACATLAAGQEGCTQ; from the coding sequence ATGCCTCGTTGGAGGGCCTTGCCGGATGAACTCGATCCGCAGGTCAGGGAGTTCGCGAGCCAGCTGCGGCGGCTCGTGGACCGCAGCGGTCTGAGTATCGCGGCGCTGGCCGACCGCACGGGATACAGCAAGACGTCCTGGGAGCGGTATCTGAACGGGCGACTGCTCGCGCCCAAGGGCGCGATCGTGGCGCTCGCCGAGGTCACGGGCACCAATCCCGTTCATCTGACGACGATGTGGGAGCTCGCCGAACGGGCGTGGAGCCGTTCGGAGATGCGCCACGACATGACCATGGAGGCGATCCGGATCTCCCAGGCGCGCGCCGCGCTGAGCGAGTTCGGTGCGCCGCCGGCGAACGCCAAGGGGAGTGCGAAGGCAGGCAAGACCGCCCGTAAGGGCGGCAGCGTGACGGCGATACCCGGCGTGGCGGGACCGGCGGGCGTGGCACCGACCGTGCCGCCCACGGTGCCGGCGCAGCCTACGGCGCCGGAGGTGCGGGACTCCGCGGTCCGTGATTCCGCGGTCCGGGACTCCGAGGTCCGGGATTCCGAGGTCCGGGATTCCCCGGTGCGGGACTCGGTGGGACGGGGCTCCAGTGGGGCGGACGTCCGCGACGGGGCCTCCTCCGGGGGCAACTCCTGGGGGATGGCGGGGTATCGAGGTCCGTCTCCGTCACCGACGGGTGAGCGCACGCCGGGGGCGGCGCCGTCGGGGATGGGTGGTGTGTCCGGCGTATCCGGTGCGTCCGGCCCGGTTCCGGGCGCGGCGGGGATGCCGAGTCCGTACGGCGAGCCTCCGCAGCGGCGTCGTCCGGGGGGCGGATCCTCCGGCGGCGGCGGTGGCAAGCGGCGGCTGACGATGTTCCTCGCGGGGGTCGTCGGTGTGCTGGTCGTGATCGCGGCGGTGTTCTACCTCACCGACCCCGGCAGCGGGAACAAGGGCGGGGACGCGGCCAAGTCGCCCTCGCCTGCCGTGACGACGGACCCCGATCTGCCGGCCGGGGTGGAGTGCGGCGGTGCCTCCTGCACCGGCAAGGACGCGGAGAGCATGGGCTGCAGCGGTGACCTGGTGACGACCGCCAAGACGGCGACCGTCGGCACGGCCGTGGTCGAGGTGCGCTACAGCGAGACGTGCGGCGCGGCATGGGGGCGTATCACGCAGGCCGCGCAGGGGGACGAGGTGGTGGTGAAGGTCGGCAGGACGAAGCAGACCGGATCGATCACCCTCGCCGGGGACACGATCGCGTACACGCCGATGGTGGCCGTGAAGGACGCGGGCGAGGCCATGGCTTGCGCGACGCTGGCTGCGGGGCAGGAGGGGTGTACGCAGTAA
- a CDS encoding FHA domain-containing protein, with translation MHSIIVVPMHSTHPADHIHLEPGDSLPFGRTAGPYGPHLTVAHEGVSRTAGEITAAGAYWRLSNLSSAQTYVVENPEGAGEHIKVAPGRLDAPVPFEFARVVLPAGNELLSFDVWAPRHDFLDRVGPQEGAPTTCAFPLDRGKRYFHVLVALCAARLRGEPHAPLPTAEELVEQLRPIWPAVSRTSVAWNIDYLAVKLRLKPAPDTVPSGGPRLNGKKERLVSLALRFDLVREEDLALLHGNRSVVR, from the coding sequence ATGCACAGCATCATCGTCGTGCCCATGCACAGCACGCACCCGGCCGATCACATTCACCTGGAGCCGGGCGACTCCCTGCCGTTCGGCCGCACGGCAGGACCGTACGGCCCGCATCTGACCGTCGCGCACGAGGGCGTCTCCCGTACAGCCGGAGAGATCACGGCCGCGGGCGCCTACTGGCGGCTCAGCAATCTGAGCAGCGCGCAGACGTACGTGGTCGAGAACCCGGAGGGCGCGGGCGAGCACATCAAGGTCGCGCCGGGCCGGCTCGACGCCCCGGTGCCGTTCGAGTTCGCCCGCGTGGTCCTGCCCGCCGGAAACGAGCTGCTGAGCTTCGACGTCTGGGCCCCACGCCACGACTTCCTGGACCGCGTCGGCCCACAGGAAGGGGCGCCCACCACGTGCGCCTTCCCGCTCGACCGCGGCAAACGGTACTTCCACGTCCTGGTCGCCCTGTGCGCCGCCCGCCTGCGCGGCGAGCCGCACGCCCCGCTGCCGACCGCCGAGGAGCTGGTCGAGCAGCTGCGCCCGATCTGGCCCGCGGTCTCCCGTACGTCGGTGGCGTGGAACATCGACTACCTCGCGGTCAAGCTGCGTCTCAAGCCGGCTCCGGACACGGTGCCGAGCGGCGGCCCACGCCTCAACGGCAAGAAGGAACGCCTGGTTTCCCTGGCCCTGCGCTTCGACCTCGTACGTGAGGAAGACCTGGCTCTGCTGCACGGGAACAGGAGTGTCGTCCGATGA
- a CDS encoding DUF3017 domain-containing protein codes for MDGPGDGPRDVSEEIEVRDAISAPDAEGKPVRTTRRFPLFTRDTARPEGGGRAASRDAAAPARQWPILLVLGLVGTGLLITALDQFRIGTLVIGGALLAGAVLRWLLPDVGMLAVRSRFTDIVTYGGLGLVIVLLALMAQPKPLLVIPFLKDTLHFTVSN; via the coding sequence GTGGACGGCCCCGGGGACGGCCCCAGGGACGTCTCGGAGGAGATCGAGGTGCGGGACGCGATCAGCGCGCCCGACGCCGAGGGCAAGCCGGTGCGGACCACCCGCCGCTTCCCGCTCTTCACCAGGGACACGGCCCGCCCCGAGGGCGGTGGCCGGGCCGCGTCCCGTGACGCCGCGGCGCCCGCCCGGCAGTGGCCGATTCTCCTCGTCCTCGGCCTGGTCGGAACCGGCCTGCTGATCACCGCGCTCGACCAGTTCCGGATCGGCACGCTGGTGATCGGCGGCGCCCTGCTGGCCGGCGCGGTGCTGCGCTGGCTCCTGCCGGACGTCGGCATGCTCGCCGTACGCTCGCGCTTCACGGACATAGTGACGTACGGCGGGCTGGGCCTCGTGATCGTGCTGCTGGCCTTGATGGCGCAGCCGAAGCCGCTGCTGGTGATCCCGTTCCTGAAGGACACCCTGCACTTCACGGTGAGCAACTAG
- a CDS encoding bifunctional methylenetetrahydrofolate dehydrogenase/methenyltetrahydrofolate cyclohydrolase, translated as MTAQILDGKATAAAIKSDLTARVAALKEKGVTPGLGTILVGDDPGSQKYVAGKHRDCAQVGIASIQRELPATATQEEIEAAVRELNEDPACTGYIVQLPLPKGIDENRILELMDPDKDADGLHPMNLGRLVLNEPAPLPCTPNGVLTLLRQYGVEIKGAEVVVVGRGVTIGRPMPLLLTRRSENATVTQCHTGTRDLAAHLRRADIIVAAAGSAHLIRPEDVKPGAAVLDVGVSRSAEGKIVGDVHPGVAEVAGWISPNPGGVGPMTRAQLLVNVVEAAERSVVG; from the coding sequence ATGACCGCCCAGATTCTCGATGGCAAGGCCACCGCAGCCGCGATCAAGTCCGACCTGACCGCCCGCGTGGCGGCGCTGAAGGAGAAGGGCGTCACGCCCGGCCTCGGCACGATCCTGGTCGGGGACGACCCCGGCAGCCAGAAGTACGTCGCCGGCAAGCACCGTGACTGTGCCCAGGTAGGCATCGCCTCCATCCAGCGCGAGCTGCCGGCCACCGCGACCCAGGAGGAGATCGAGGCGGCCGTCCGCGAGCTGAACGAGGACCCCGCCTGCACCGGCTACATCGTCCAGCTGCCGCTGCCCAAGGGCATCGACGAGAACCGGATCCTGGAACTCATGGACCCGGACAAGGACGCCGACGGGCTGCACCCCATGAACCTCGGCCGACTGGTGCTCAACGAGCCCGCCCCGCTGCCCTGCACCCCGAACGGCGTCCTCACCCTCCTGCGCCAGTACGGCGTGGAGATCAAGGGCGCCGAGGTCGTGGTCGTCGGCCGCGGTGTCACCATCGGCCGCCCGATGCCGCTGCTGCTGACCCGGCGCAGCGAGAACGCGACCGTGACCCAGTGCCACACCGGGACGCGGGACCTCGCCGCGCACCTGCGCCGCGCGGACATCATCGTCGCCGCCGCGGGCTCCGCCCACCTGATCCGCCCCGAGGACGTGAAGCCGGGCGCGGCCGTCCTCGACGTCGGTGTCTCCCGGAGCGCCGAGGGCAAGATCGTGGGCGACGTCCACCCCGGTGTCGCCGAGGTGGCCGGCTGGATCTCCCCGAACCCCGGTGGTGTGGGCCCGATGACCCGGGCGCAGCTGCTCGTCAACGTGGTCGAGGCGGCGGAGCGCAGTGTCGTCGGCTGA
- a CDS encoding helix-turn-helix transcriptional regulator — translation MSHDESPTARALLLLELLQNSPGITADRLAGRLGVSERAARRYVGILREAGIPVESTRGPYGGYRLGRGLRLPPLMFTPTEALGLVMAVLDGHHDAADPSGPVGSALGKLLRALPEPVAHPAEAVRKVSARGGPDAASRPDPDTTAALVQAAAAHHRLRLGYRLGSRGERTMEVDPWAVVVHHGRWYLLCWSHTRAARRVLRVDRVTTVTALPDTFEPPTDLRPVETLEEHLSQGWTYEVEIVIDAPAALVTEWLPRSLGRPEPIDDGTTRLLATTDEPDWYAEQLTAIRAPFRIVGPRELREAARALGRRLTEAAAGMATDETFD, via the coding sequence ATGAGCCACGACGAAAGCCCCACCGCCCGCGCCCTGCTGCTCCTCGAACTCCTCCAGAACAGTCCCGGCATCACCGCCGACCGCCTGGCCGGCCGGCTCGGCGTCTCCGAACGCGCCGCCCGTCGCTACGTCGGCATCCTGCGCGAGGCCGGCATCCCGGTCGAGTCCACCCGGGGCCCCTACGGCGGCTACCGCCTCGGCCGGGGCCTGCGCCTGCCCCCGCTGATGTTCACCCCGACCGAGGCACTCGGCCTGGTCATGGCCGTACTGGACGGCCATCACGACGCGGCCGACCCGTCCGGCCCGGTGGGCAGCGCACTCGGCAAGCTCCTGCGCGCCCTGCCCGAACCGGTCGCGCACCCGGCCGAGGCGGTCCGCAAGGTCAGTGCCCGGGGCGGCCCCGACGCCGCCTCCCGCCCCGACCCCGACACCACCGCCGCGCTCGTCCAGGCCGCCGCCGCACATCACCGGCTGCGCCTCGGCTACCGGCTGGGCTCACGCGGCGAGCGGACCATGGAGGTCGACCCGTGGGCGGTCGTCGTCCACCACGGCCGCTGGTACCTGCTCTGCTGGTCGCACACGCGTGCCGCGCGCCGCGTCCTGCGCGTGGACCGGGTCACCACGGTGACGGCACTCCCCGACACCTTCGAGCCGCCCACGGATCTGCGTCCCGTCGAAACCCTCGAGGAGCACCTCTCCCAGGGCTGGACCTACGAGGTGGAGATCGTGATCGATGCGCCCGCCGCGCTGGTGACCGAATGGCTCCCCCGCAGCCTCGGCCGCCCCGAGCCGATCGACGACGGCACCACACGCCTCCTCGCCACCACCGACGAACCGGACTGGTACGCCGAGCAGCTCACGGCGATCCGAGCCCCGTTCCGCATCGTCGGGCCACGGGAACTGCGGGAGGCGGCCCGAGCGCTCGGCCGGCGCCTCACGGAAGCGGCCGCAGGCATGGCCACCGACGAAACCTTTGACTAA
- a CDS encoding helix-turn-helix domain-containing protein, which produces MGAWQPLPDDLPPEVRHFVEQLRQLKDRTGLSLVALGARTAYSKSSWQRYLNATQPPPRQAVVALCRVAGTGKEEAERFGVRWELAVQAWPKPATVPTKPEGAGGGGVGGGEEHENREGHENRGSREEHEKHEVYEVYEDDPTLPWWDAPPKKPEPPSRRLLVVAVVLVAALVLTAVIGALALG; this is translated from the coding sequence ATGGGTGCCTGGCAGCCGCTGCCCGACGATCTGCCGCCCGAGGTGCGGCACTTCGTGGAGCAGTTGCGGCAGCTCAAGGACCGTACGGGCTTGAGCCTGGTCGCGCTGGGTGCGCGCACGGCGTACAGCAAGTCCTCCTGGCAGCGTTACCTCAACGCCACCCAGCCCCCGCCCCGGCAGGCGGTCGTCGCCCTGTGCCGGGTGGCGGGGACCGGGAAGGAGGAGGCGGAACGTTTCGGGGTGCGGTGGGAGCTGGCCGTGCAGGCGTGGCCGAAGCCTGCGACGGTGCCGACCAAGCCGGAAGGCGCGGGCGGGGGAGGGGTCGGGGGCGGCGAGGAGCACGAGAACCGCGAGGGCCACGAGAACCGCGGGAGCCGCGAGGAGCATGAGAAGCACGAGGTGTACGAGGTGTACGAGGACGATCCCACCCTTCCCTGGTGGGACGCGCCGCCGAAGAAGCCGGAGCCGCCGTCGCGACGGTTGCTGGTGGTCGCCGTCGTGCTCGTCGCGGCCCTGGTGCTGACGGCGGTGATCGGGGCCCTCGCGCTGGGGTGA
- a CDS encoding FHA domain-containing protein, producing MYSIIVVPPPTTEDETTDRAQLRLAPGERLSFGRSASDNGLTIAHDGVSRRAGEITAQGAFWILSNLSREQTYVVENPEGAGEHIKVGPGRLDAPVPFEFSRIVLPAAGDLLAVEVWAPRHDYLSSAGGLDGATTAPAFSVDRTKRYFAVLAALCEPRLRGEPHAPLPTVDQVVDRLRPHWPAASRTSVQWNIDYLAVKLRLKPGPETADTGPRLNGKKESLVSLALRFDLVREDDLIVLREPTRPAAPTSGRAAR from the coding sequence TTGTACAGCATCATCGTGGTACCTCCGCCGACCACGGAGGACGAGACAACCGACCGCGCCCAGCTCCGACTCGCGCCCGGCGAGCGGCTCAGCTTCGGGCGTTCCGCTTCCGACAACGGCCTCACCATCGCGCACGACGGGGTGTCCCGCAGAGCGGGTGAGATCACCGCGCAGGGCGCCTTCTGGATACTGAGCAACCTCAGCCGGGAACAGACGTACGTCGTGGAGAACCCGGAGGGCGCCGGCGAGCACATCAAGGTCGGGCCGGGGCGGCTGGATGCGCCGGTCCCCTTCGAGTTCTCGCGGATCGTGCTGCCGGCGGCCGGCGATCTGCTGGCGGTCGAGGTGTGGGCGCCGCGCCACGACTACCTCAGCTCCGCCGGGGGCCTGGACGGCGCGACGACCGCCCCGGCCTTCTCGGTCGACCGCACCAAGCGGTACTTCGCGGTCCTGGCCGCCCTGTGTGAACCCCGCCTGCGCGGTGAACCGCATGCCCCGCTGCCCACGGTCGACCAGGTCGTGGACCGGCTCCGCCCCCACTGGCCTGCGGCGTCCCGTACGTCGGTCCAGTGGAACATCGACTACCTCGCCGTGAAGCTGCGGCTCAAGCCCGGCCCGGAGACGGCGGACACCGGCCCGCGCCTCAACGGCAAGAAGGAGTCCCTGGTGTCGCTGGCGCTGCGCTTCGATCTCGTCCGGGAGGACGACCTCATCGTGCTGAGAGAGCCCACGCGCCCGGCGGCCCCGACGTCCGGCCGGGCGGCCCGGTGA